From Actinosynnema mirum DSM 43827, a single genomic window includes:
- a CDS encoding S8 family serine peptidase, producing MPETSESGSTTTGRYLVLLDEGSVAAGAQEMQRVAGLTAASTADSPTSEQLAAADGLIFQDLGVAVVTAVPDQVDRLVRAAEASGPIAVVEPERIVQAYITLEEDGNVAEDGTAAVDESAFTWGLQATGAVKSEATGKGVRVAVLDTGFTTAHGDFAGRTVVTNSFITGESVEDAHGHGTHCIGTSCGPRTPALGGPGYGIAHEAEIYAGKVLSNAGFGSDGGILAGIAWAVANGCAVVSMSLGAGVRPGTPYSQVFEQAAQRAIAKGTVIIAAAGNESGRPGRINPVGHPANCPTILAVGAVDVKHVVADFSCGSVDPHGQVDLVGPGVDVLSSWNGSGGGAWTKRLRGTSMATPHVAGVAALIAQKHNARGWELWARLAQSGLRLPVSSTDVGVGLVQAL from the coding sequence ATGCCTGAGACATCGGAGTCGGGAAGCACCACGACCGGCCGCTACCTCGTCCTGCTGGACGAGGGCTCGGTGGCCGCGGGAGCGCAGGAGATGCAGCGGGTCGCGGGTCTCACCGCGGCCAGCACGGCGGACTCGCCGACGAGCGAGCAGCTCGCCGCGGCCGACGGGCTGATCTTCCAGGACCTCGGGGTGGCCGTGGTGACGGCCGTGCCCGACCAGGTCGACCGGCTGGTCCGCGCCGCCGAGGCCTCCGGGCCGATCGCGGTGGTCGAGCCGGAGCGGATCGTGCAGGCCTACATCACCCTCGAGGAGGACGGGAACGTCGCCGAGGACGGGACCGCCGCCGTCGACGAGTCGGCGTTCACCTGGGGGCTCCAGGCGACCGGCGCGGTCAAGAGCGAGGCCACCGGCAAGGGCGTGCGGGTCGCGGTGCTGGACACCGGGTTCACCACCGCGCACGGCGACTTCGCCGGGCGGACCGTCGTGACGAACTCGTTCATCACCGGGGAGAGCGTCGAGGACGCGCACGGGCACGGGACGCACTGCATCGGCACGTCCTGCGGTCCGCGCACGCCCGCGCTCGGCGGGCCGGGCTACGGGATCGCCCACGAGGCGGAGATCTACGCGGGCAAGGTGCTGTCGAACGCCGGGTTCGGCTCGGACGGCGGCATCCTCGCGGGCATCGCCTGGGCGGTGGCCAACGGGTGCGCGGTGGTGTCCATGTCGCTGGGCGCCGGGGTGCGGCCGGGGACGCCGTACTCGCAGGTGTTCGAGCAGGCCGCGCAGCGCGCGATCGCCAAGGGCACGGTGATCATCGCGGCGGCGGGCAACGAGAGCGGGCGACCGGGCCGGATCAACCCCGTGGGGCACCCGGCGAACTGCCCGACGATCCTGGCGGTCGGCGCGGTGGACGTGAAGCACGTCGTCGCGGACTTCTCCTGCGGGTCGGTGGACCCGCACGGTCAGGTCGACCTGGTCGGGCCGGGGGTGGACGTGCTGTCCTCCTGGAACGGCTCGGGCGGCGGGGCGTGGACGAAGCGGCTGCGCGGGACCAGCATGGCGACCCCGCACGTGGCGGGCGTCGCGGCGCTGATCGCGCAGAAGCACAACGCGCGCGGCTGGGAGCTGTGGGCCAGGCTCGCGCAGTCCGGGCTGCGGCTGCCGGTGTCCTCCACGGACGTCGGCGTCGGGCTGGTGCAGGCGCTCTGA
- a CDS encoding tyrosine-type recombinase/integrase, whose product MPPERLPRPTAAQWSTWLDDWDRSLRAKNHPRTTRYNYQLAVTQLADYLLHELALDFDTRPPNTAEAAKDPIAVRRPHVEAFVIWMTDTRSAASAKSKFKALQQFFNYIAEEEELDHHPMAKMRQPKVDEKQRRVIPDEQIAAFLAALEGKDYRSRRDFALVRLYFETGGRLAEVVNAGLGDLDLKLDVLHVRGKGGKHRSLPFAAKTGQAVTRYLRARERHLAGRESAALWLPENLPKGAPTPLTVSAVKSMFRRRADAVGPRIHAHLFRHTFSHNWLRNGGSETDLMRLMGWSTRAMLQVYGASAADERAIQAHQKMAMGDRL is encoded by the coding sequence ATGCCACCTGAACGCCTTCCCCGCCCCACCGCCGCGCAGTGGTCCACCTGGCTCGACGACTGGGACCGCTCGCTGCGCGCCAAGAACCACCCGCGCACGACCCGCTACAACTACCAGCTCGCCGTGACCCAGCTCGCGGACTACCTCCTGCACGAACTCGCCCTCGACTTCGACACCCGGCCACCCAACACCGCCGAGGCCGCCAAGGACCCGATCGCCGTCCGGCGCCCGCACGTCGAGGCGTTCGTCATCTGGATGACCGACACCCGCTCGGCCGCCTCGGCCAAGTCGAAGTTCAAGGCCCTGCAGCAGTTCTTCAACTACATCGCCGAGGAGGAAGAACTCGATCACCACCCGATGGCCAAGATGCGCCAGCCTAAGGTCGACGAGAAGCAGCGCCGGGTCATCCCCGACGAGCAGATCGCCGCGTTCCTGGCCGCTCTGGAAGGCAAGGACTACCGCAGCCGCCGGGACTTCGCCCTCGTGCGCCTCTACTTCGAGACCGGCGGTCGCCTCGCCGAGGTCGTCAACGCCGGCCTCGGGGACCTCGACCTGAAGCTCGACGTGCTCCACGTCCGCGGCAAGGGCGGCAAGCACAGGAGCCTGCCGTTCGCGGCGAAGACGGGGCAGGCGGTCACCCGGTACCTGCGGGCCCGCGAGCGGCACCTGGCGGGCCGGGAGAGCGCCGCGCTGTGGCTGCCTGAGAACCTGCCCAAGGGGGCGCCCACGCCGCTGACCGTGAGCGCCGTGAAGTCGATGTTCCGGCGGCGGGCCGACGCGGTCGGACCGAGGATCCATGCGCACCTGTTCCGGCACACGTTCTCGCACAACTGGCTGCGGAACGGCGGCTCGGAGACGGACCTCATGCGCCTGATGGGCTGGTCCACCCGCGCCATGCTCCAGGTCTACGGGGCCAGCGCGGCCGACGAACGCGCCATCCAGGCGCACCAGAAGATGGCGATGGGGGACAGGCTGTGA
- a CDS encoding cation:proton antiporter → MHNTAISLIQLGAIFFGLGVLGRLAWKIGISPIPLYLIGGLAFGEGGLVPLHGIEEFTHIASEIGVILLLLLLGLEYSASELMTGLKRSWTAGVVDIVLNATPGAVVGLLLGWGPVGALAMAGVTYISSSGIIAKVLGDLGRLGNRETPVILSVLVFEDLAMALYLPILTTVLAGVSFVSGLTAVGISLAAITVVLVVALKYGRYVSAVVDSPDPEVFLLKVLGAALLVAGIASQLQVSAAVGAFLLGIAISGSTAENATRMLEPLRDLFAAMFFVVFGLNTEPSSIPPVLALALGLAAVTTVTKVMTGAWAAKRQGIGPMGRARAGAALVARGEFSIVIASLTVASGAVDGELAALATAYVLLMAVFGPVAARVVEPVARMVQKRGAVTASA, encoded by the coding sequence GTGCACAACACGGCCATCTCCCTCATCCAGCTGGGCGCGATCTTCTTCGGGCTCGGCGTCCTCGGCAGGCTCGCCTGGAAGATCGGCATCTCGCCGATCCCGCTCTACCTGATCGGTGGGCTGGCCTTCGGGGAAGGCGGCCTGGTGCCGCTGCACGGCATCGAGGAGTTCACGCACATCGCCAGCGAGATCGGCGTGATCCTCCTGCTCCTGCTGCTGGGCCTGGAGTACTCGGCGAGCGAGCTGATGACCGGGCTCAAGCGGTCGTGGACGGCGGGCGTGGTGGACATCGTCCTCAACGCCACGCCGGGCGCGGTCGTGGGCCTGCTGCTGGGCTGGGGCCCGGTGGGCGCGCTGGCGATGGCGGGCGTCACCTACATCTCGTCGTCCGGCATCATCGCGAAGGTCCTCGGCGACCTCGGCAGGCTCGGCAACCGGGAGACGCCGGTGATCCTGTCGGTCCTGGTGTTCGAGGACCTGGCGATGGCGCTGTACCTGCCGATCCTGACCACGGTCCTGGCGGGCGTGAGCTTCGTCAGCGGCCTGACGGCGGTGGGCATCTCGCTGGCCGCGATCACCGTGGTGCTCGTGGTGGCGCTGAAGTACGGCCGCTACGTGTCCGCCGTGGTGGACAGCCCGGACCCCGAGGTGTTCCTGCTCAAGGTGCTGGGCGCCGCGCTGCTCGTGGCGGGCATCGCCTCGCAGCTGCAGGTGTCGGCGGCGGTGGGCGCGTTCCTGCTCGGCATCGCGATCTCCGGCTCCACGGCGGAGAACGCGACGCGGATGCTGGAACCGCTGCGGGACCTGTTCGCCGCGATGTTCTTCGTGGTGTTCGGCCTCAACACCGAGCCGTCGTCGATCCCGCCGGTGCTGGCGCTCGCGCTGGGGCTGGCCGCCGTCACGACCGTCACGAAGGTCATGACCGGCGCGTGGGCGGCGAAGCGGCAGGGCATCGGTCCGATGGGCCGGGCCAGAGCCGGGGCGGCGCTGGTGGCGCGCGGCGAGTTCTCCATCGTCATCGCCAGCCTGACCGTCGCGTCCGGCGCGGTGGACGGGGAGCTGGCCGCGCTGGCGACCGCCTACGTGCTGCTGATGGCGGTCTTCGGACCGGTCGCGGCGCGCGTGGTCGAACCGGTGGCGCGGATGGTCCAAAAGCGTGGTGCTGTGACGGCATCCGCTTAA
- the cmk gene encoding (d)CMP kinase — translation MGHGELRGVVALDGPSGTGKSSAARGLAALLGARYLDTGAMYRAAALAVLRAGVDPHDPVAVTGTARRALLVQSTDPANSTTRLDGVDVGAEIRGPEVTLAVSPVSATAGVRELLVAEQRRIIAEAVEQAGGIVVEGRDIGTVVAPDAPLKVYLTADAEARARRRTKQDNDSGRATTVERTLADVTRRDDYDSTRQVSPLRPAADAVELDTTPLDLAGTLDALLAMVEERGLRHERVTG, via the coding sequence GTGGGACACGGTGAGCTGCGTGGCGTGGTGGCCCTGGACGGGCCTTCCGGCACCGGCAAGTCCTCAGCCGCGCGCGGACTGGCCGCACTCCTGGGGGCTCGCTACCTGGACACGGGCGCCATGTACCGGGCGGCCGCGCTGGCCGTGCTGCGCGCGGGCGTCGACCCCCACGACCCGGTGGCGGTGACCGGGACCGCGCGCCGCGCGCTGCTCGTGCAGAGCACCGACCCGGCGAACTCGACCACCCGGCTCGACGGCGTCGACGTCGGCGCCGAGATCCGGGGCCCCGAGGTCACCCTCGCGGTGTCCCCGGTCTCCGCGACCGCGGGCGTGCGCGAGCTGCTGGTGGCCGAGCAGCGGCGGATCATCGCCGAGGCGGTCGAGCAGGCGGGCGGCATCGTCGTGGAGGGCCGCGACATCGGCACCGTCGTCGCCCCCGACGCGCCGCTCAAGGTCTACCTGACCGCCGACGCCGAGGCCCGCGCGCGCCGCCGCACCAAGCAGGACAACGACTCGGGGCGGGCGACGACGGTGGAGCGGACACTCGCGGACGTGACACGGCGGGACGACTACGACTCGACCCGCCAGGTGTCCCCGCTGCGCCCGGCCGCCGACGCCGTCGAGCTGGACACCACCCCGCTCGACCTGGCGGGCACGCTCGACGCGCTGCTGGCCATGGTCGAGGAGCGCGGGCTTCGCCACGAGCGGGTGACGGGATGA
- a CDS encoding DUF6319 family protein, with the protein MPDAQRGNVQVDTLVEQEDNAATPQAVDAPAQEATSAEAVSATEKPEATAPKPEVEEAKPAKRVKSTAKKTRTVELTLTVTGTADGEWQADLVHGTRRIVSGLSVPAAAVARAAKELHEDIANEIEVVVEAAREQHRSRMEELEAELAKVKQALAELND; encoded by the coding sequence ATGCCGGACGCGCAGAGAGGAAACGTGCAGGTGGACACGCTCGTGGAGCAGGAAGACAACGCCGCCACCCCCCAGGCGGTCGACGCCCCGGCGCAGGAGGCCACCTCCGCGGAGGCTGTCTCGGCGACCGAGAAGCCCGAGGCCACCGCCCCCAAGCCCGAGGTCGAGGAGGCCAAGCCCGCGAAGCGGGTCAAGAGCACGGCCAAGAAGACCCGCACGGTCGAGCTGACGCTGACCGTGACCGGCACCGCCGACGGCGAGTGGCAGGCCGACCTGGTGCACGGCACCCGGCGGATCGTGTCGGGCCTGTCGGTGCCCGCCGCGGCCGTGGCCCGCGCGGCCAAGGAGCTGCACGAGGACATCGCCAACGAGATCGAGGTCGTGGTCGAGGCCGCTCGCGAGCAGCACCGCAGCCGCATGGAGGAGCTGGAGGCCGAGCTGGCCAAGGTCAAGCAGGCCCTGGCCGAGCTGAACGACTGA
- a CDS encoding helix-turn-helix domain-containing protein — MGGGRPSPTISRGQLGRRLRELMAVAERTPADVASYLAVSQATVSKILNGRQATKVAQVRSILQLCGASPEVTEDLVELARAAAAGDWWSDYGAPEWFRTFLGLEGAADSLLTYEGELVPGLLQTAAYVEAITRRAHPEMGDDEVKRSVELRLARQQHLASDGRTPRLHFVLNEAVTCRPVGGPSAWREQLEHLIAMADAEHVTLQVLLFSAGAHPVMGSAFTVLEFDSEPTLSTVYLENDRGGSHLKSRSEIDRYRAVFSDLVASAASPAASRALLVRVAEHW; from the coding sequence GTGGGTGGCGGCAGGCCGAGTCCGACGATCTCGCGCGGGCAGCTGGGACGACGGCTCCGAGAGCTGATGGCCGTCGCCGAACGCACCCCCGCCGACGTGGCCTCCTACCTCGCCGTCAGCCAGGCCACGGTGTCGAAGATCCTCAACGGCAGGCAGGCAACGAAGGTCGCGCAGGTCCGCTCGATCCTCCAGCTCTGCGGTGCAAGCCCGGAAGTCACCGAGGACCTGGTCGAGCTCGCACGTGCCGCCGCCGCTGGCGACTGGTGGAGCGACTACGGCGCACCCGAGTGGTTCCGGACGTTCCTCGGTCTGGAAGGCGCAGCCGACTCCCTCCTCACCTACGAAGGCGAGCTGGTCCCCGGCCTGTTGCAGACCGCGGCCTACGTCGAGGCAATCACCCGCCGCGCGCACCCGGAGATGGGCGACGACGAGGTGAAGAGGTCGGTCGAGCTGAGGCTTGCCCGGCAGCAGCACCTCGCGAGCGACGGGCGCACGCCGCGCCTGCACTTCGTGCTGAACGAGGCCGTGACGTGCCGCCCGGTCGGCGGGCCGAGCGCGTGGCGCGAGCAGTTGGAGCACCTGATCGCGATGGCCGACGCCGAGCACGTGACGCTGCAGGTGCTGCTGTTCAGCGCGGGCGCCCATCCGGTCATGGGCTCGGCGTTCACCGTGCTGGAGTTCGATTCCGAACCGACGTTGTCGACGGTCTACTTGGAGAACGACCGGGGTGGGTCGCACCTCAAGTCGCGGTCGGAGATCGACCGATACCGCGCTGTGTTCAGCGACCTCGTCGCCTCGGCGGCGAGCCCGGCGGCGTCCCGCGCGCTGCTGGTTAGGGTTGCCGAGCACTGGTGA
- a CDS encoding response regulator: MPVRLVLADDEPQLRRGLRVLLEADGRVEVVAEAGDGAALLSAVRATAPDVALVDVQMPGTDGLSALRVLLGRPDPPAVAVLTTFDLDDYVATALDVGAQGFLLKDAEPEALVRAVLDLAAGGAVLDPRIAARLLPRLRAGRLLRPNPQLDALSTRERQVLELLSDGLPNAAIATELGLSEATVKSYVSTVLMKLGVENRVQAALAAHQVGRTW; encoded by the coding sequence GTGCCGGTGCGATTGGTCCTCGCGGACGACGAGCCGCAGCTCCGCCGGGGGTTGAGGGTCCTCCTGGAGGCGGACGGCCGGGTCGAGGTCGTCGCCGAGGCGGGTGACGGCGCGGCCCTGCTGTCCGCGGTCCGCGCCACCGCCCCGGACGTGGCGCTCGTGGACGTGCAGATGCCGGGGACGGACGGCCTGTCCGCCCTGCGCGTCCTCCTGGGCCGCCCGGACCCGCCCGCCGTGGCGGTGCTGACCACGTTCGACCTGGACGACTACGTGGCGACGGCCCTGGACGTGGGCGCCCAGGGCTTCCTGCTCAAGGACGCGGAGCCGGAGGCCCTGGTCAGGGCCGTGCTGGACCTGGCGGCGGGGGGCGCGGTCCTGGACCCCAGGATCGCGGCGAGGCTGCTGCCGAGGTTGAGGGCGGGCAGGCTGCTGCGCCCGAACCCCCAGCTGGACGCGCTGAGCACCAGGGAGCGCCAAGTCCTGGAGCTGCTGTCGGACGGCCTGCCGAACGCGGCGATCGCGACGGAGCTGGGCCTGAGCGAGGCGACGGTCAAGTCGTACGTCAGCACGGTGCTGATGAAGCTGGGCGTGGAGAACCGCGTGCAGGCGGCCTTGGCGGCCCACCAGGTAGGCCGGACGTGGTGA
- the der gene encoding ribosome biogenesis GTPase Der — MTDLDGTWTDESDWTAFDDESEGADEATPAQPVLAIVGRPNVGKSTLVNRIIGRREAVVQDVPGVTRDRVAYDALWNGRKFTVVDTGGWEPDATGMMASVAAQAELAMQTADAVLLVVDASVGATTTDEAVAKVLRRSKAPVLLVANKVDDERLMAEVASLWSLGLGEPMPVSGLHGRGSGDVLDKILEVLPETPRDTFGANTGGPRRVALVGRPNVGKSSLLNRLTGENRSVVDSVAGTTVDPVDSLVELDDEVWRFVDTAGLRKRVNFASGAEYYASLRTKAAIESAEVAVVLLDAGEPISEQDLRVLTMVVESGRACVLAFNKWDLVDEDRRNAMVRELERGLVRVPWAERVNISALTGRSVRKIAPALRTALDSWDTRVPTGRLNSWLTDLIAATPPPVRGGKQPKVLFATQAATRPPTFVLFTTGFLEAGYRRYIERKLREEFGFEGSPVRVSVRVREKREKRAKK, encoded by the coding sequence ATGACGGACTTGGACGGCACGTGGACGGACGAGTCCGACTGGACCGCCTTCGACGACGAGTCGGAGGGCGCTGACGAGGCCACCCCGGCCCAGCCGGTGCTGGCCATCGTCGGCCGCCCCAACGTGGGCAAGTCGACCCTGGTCAACCGCATCATCGGCCGCCGCGAGGCGGTCGTGCAGGACGTGCCCGGCGTGACCAGGGACCGCGTCGCCTACGACGCCCTGTGGAACGGCCGGAAGTTCACCGTGGTCGACACCGGCGGCTGGGAGCCCGACGCCACCGGCATGATGGCCTCCGTCGCGGCGCAGGCCGAGCTGGCCATGCAGACCGCCGACGCGGTGCTGCTGGTGGTCGACGCGTCCGTGGGCGCCACCACCACCGACGAGGCCGTCGCGAAGGTGCTGCGGCGCTCCAAGGCGCCGGTGCTGCTGGTGGCCAACAAGGTCGACGACGAGCGGCTGATGGCCGAGGTCGCCTCCCTGTGGTCGCTGGGCCTTGGCGAGCCGATGCCGGTGTCCGGCCTGCACGGCCGGGGCTCGGGCGACGTGCTCGACAAGATCCTGGAGGTCCTCCCGGAGACCCCGCGCGACACGTTCGGCGCGAACACCGGCGGCCCCCGCCGCGTCGCGCTCGTCGGCCGCCCGAACGTGGGCAAGTCGAGCCTGCTCAACCGCCTCACCGGCGAGAACCGCTCGGTGGTCGACTCGGTCGCGGGCACCACCGTCGACCCGGTCGACTCGCTGGTCGAGCTGGACGACGAGGTGTGGCGCTTCGTCGACACCGCGGGCCTGCGCAAGCGGGTCAACTTCGCCAGCGGCGCCGAGTACTACGCGTCGCTGCGCACCAAGGCGGCCATCGAGTCCGCCGAGGTCGCGGTCGTGCTGCTGGACGCGGGCGAGCCGATCAGCGAGCAGGACCTGCGGGTGCTGACCATGGTCGTGGAGTCCGGGCGCGCGTGCGTGCTGGCGTTCAACAAGTGGGACCTGGTCGACGAGGACCGCCGCAACGCCATGGTCCGCGAGCTGGAGCGCGGCCTGGTGCGCGTGCCGTGGGCCGAGCGCGTGAACATCTCGGCCCTGACCGGCCGCTCCGTGCGCAAGATCGCGCCGGCCCTGCGCACCGCGCTGGACTCCTGGGACACCCGCGTGCCCACCGGACGGCTGAACTCGTGGCTGACCGACCTGATCGCCGCGACCCCGCCGCCGGTGCGCGGCGGCAAGCAGCCGAAGGTCCTGTTCGCCACCCAGGCGGCCACAAGGCCGCCGACGTTCGTGCTGTTCACGACCGGTTTCCTGGAGGCGGGCTACCGCAGGTACATCGAGCGCAAGCTCCGCGAGGAGTTCGGCTTCGAGGGCAGCCCGGTCCGGGTGTCGGTGCGGGTGCGCGAGAAGCGGGAGAAGCGCGCCAAGAAGTGA
- a CDS encoding sensor histidine kinase: MAVEAAALSATTPDPETRAAATRLRALAKASLTEMRATLGLLNAAPTPNTHHDLPTLVARATATGARITLTDRTTTPLPPSTSRAVFRLVQESLTNATKHAPGAQIRVLLAERSGTLVVQVLNAPPPHPAPSPPPPGGQGLHGLSERVALLGGTLTATPTPQGGFEVRANLPTTAPRAGGARRAPIGRETA; encoded by the coding sequence ATGGCCGTAGAGGCTGCGGCCCTCTCCGCAACCACCCCGGACCCGGAAACCAGAGCAGCCGCAACCCGCCTACGCGCCCTGGCAAAGGCGTCCCTGACGGAAATGCGCGCAACCCTGGGCCTCCTGAACGCCGCCCCCACCCCCAACACCCACCACGACCTCCCGACCTTGGTGGCCAGAGCCACCGCAACCGGCGCCCGGATAACCCTGACCGACCGCACGACAACCCCACTGCCCCCGTCGACAAGCCGCGCCGTGTTCAGGCTGGTCCAGGAGTCCCTGACAAACGCCACCAAGCACGCCCCAGGGGCCCAGATCCGCGTCCTCCTGGCAGAGCGCTCAGGAACCCTGGTGGTCCAAGTCCTGAACGCCCCACCCCCACACCCCGCACCCTCCCCACCCCCGCCAGGAGGCCAAGGCCTACACGGCCTGTCCGAACGGGTAGCCCTCCTGGGCGGCACCCTGACCGCAACCCCAACCCCCCAGGGCGGCTTCGAAGTCCGCGCAAACCTCCCCACGACCGCCCCGAGGGCCGGTGGGGCCCGGAGGGCGCCGATCGGCCGGGAGACGGCATAA
- a CDS encoding DUF397 domain-containing protein produces MHPTWRKSTRSNASSGNCVEVRGDLAAVRDSKNPGGPQLAVEPGALAALLRAVKADQLG; encoded by the coding sequence ATGCACCCCACGTGGCGTAAGAGCACGCGCAGCAACGCGTCCAGCGGGAACTGCGTAGAGGTCCGCGGCGACCTGGCGGCGGTCCGGGACAGCAAGAACCCCGGCGGTCCGCAGCTTGCGGTCGAGCCGGGAGCGCTGGCGGCGCTGTTGCGTGCGGTGAAGGCCGACCAGCTCGGCTGA
- a CDS encoding lysophospholipid acyltransferase family protein, whose product MSERTDRGPEGTPESAGAAPARVAEFPKLRKKSVKLSYATQLPEGATDLGHTFARWLGRRFFAFPYRVRAHNLERIPTTGGIVVVANHSSFVDGPLIFGVIKMPRRMVFLIKNEMFKGLVGAYLRSAGQLGVKRGEPDRATLIAAQKVLKAGGTLGVFPEGTRGDGDMASAQQGAAWLARTSGALIVPMAVRGARRPEGSRRRFLPVVDILVGEPFEASTAKGRQGLAEATEQVRDRLVALVAELDTRRGNGEAR is encoded by the coding sequence ATGAGCGAGCGCACCGACCGCGGTCCCGAGGGGACCCCCGAGAGCGCCGGGGCCGCCCCCGCGCGCGTCGCGGAGTTCCCCAAGCTGCGCAAGAAGAGCGTCAAGCTCTCCTACGCGACCCAGCTGCCCGAGGGCGCCACCGACCTCGGCCACACGTTCGCCCGCTGGCTCGGCAGGCGCTTCTTCGCCTTCCCCTACCGGGTGCGCGCGCACAACCTGGAGCGCATCCCCACCACCGGCGGCATCGTCGTCGTGGCCAACCACAGCTCCTTCGTGGACGGCCCGCTGATCTTCGGCGTCATCAAGATGCCGCGCCGCATGGTCTTCCTGATCAAGAACGAGATGTTCAAGGGCCTGGTGGGCGCGTACCTGCGCAGCGCGGGCCAGCTGGGCGTCAAGCGCGGCGAACCCGACCGCGCGACCCTGATCGCGGCGCAGAAGGTGCTCAAGGCGGGTGGCACGCTCGGCGTGTTCCCCGAGGGCACCAGGGGCGACGGCGACATGGCCAGCGCGCAGCAGGGCGCCGCGTGGCTCGCCCGCACCTCCGGGGCGCTCATCGTCCCCATGGCGGTGCGCGGCGCGCGCAGGCCGGAGGGCTCCCGCCGCCGGTTCCTGCCCGTGGTCGACATCCTGGTGGGCGAGCCGTTCGAGGCGTCCACCGCCAAGGGCAGGCAGGGCCTGGCCGAGGCAACCGAGCAGGTCCGCGACCGCCTCGTGGCGCTGGTGGCCGAGCTCGACACCAGACGAGGCAATGGAGAAGCACGATGA
- a CDS encoding cation:proton antiporter regulatory subunit, which produces MNVEVTPLPGIGTRQDFMIRAGRRMGVITYRDGRFELIISKEEDADACSASIALTPAEAGTLASLLGAPGLVAHLEHQHKDVAGITTRQFPIVPGSRYDGETLAATELRTRTGASVVAVVRSGNAHPSPRPDFVFEGGDLVVVVGTSEGLASTADVLGGG; this is translated from the coding sequence GTGAACGTCGAAGTAACCCCCCTTCCGGGGATCGGCACCCGTCAGGACTTCATGATCCGCGCCGGGCGTCGGATGGGGGTGATCACGTACCGCGACGGCCGCTTCGAGCTGATCATCTCGAAGGAGGAGGACGCGGACGCGTGCTCCGCCTCCATAGCGCTCACGCCCGCCGAGGCGGGCACGCTCGCCAGCCTGCTCGGCGCGCCCGGCCTGGTCGCGCACCTGGAGCACCAGCACAAGGACGTGGCGGGCATCACCACGCGCCAGTTCCCGATCGTGCCGGGCTCCCGGTACGACGGCGAGACGCTGGCCGCCACCGAGCTGCGCACCCGCACGGGCGCGTCGGTCGTGGCCGTGGTCCGCTCCGGCAACGCGCACCCCTCGCCCCGCCCCGACTTCGTGTTCGAGGGCGGTGACCTGGTGGTCGTCGTCGGCACCTCCGAGGGCCTCGCCTCGACAGCCGACGTCCTGGGCGGTGGCTGA